Proteins encoded together in one Cardiocondyla obscurior isolate alpha-2009 linkage group LG07, Cobs3.1, whole genome shotgun sequence window:
- the LOC139104402 gene encoding RNA-binding protein with serine-rich domain 1-B, whose amino-acid sequence MARSRKDSTGKSDSEATDKENKKERGRERERKKRAASSSSSGTSSSDSSSGSSSSSSGSSSRSSSSSSSSSSSSASSSASSRDRGRKRSRSKSVDATRRHENKEKERDKERERERDRDKERDREKDRKKGNNAVPDKTKQKGRSRSPSPRRKRRERSPIPRPTKIHIGHLTRNVTKDHIVEIFSSYGQIKMVDFAVDKLHPNQGRGFAYVEFETADEAENAMKHMDGGQIDGQEITAAPVLLPKPRPLPMRRMSPGMGRRAPPRWGGGGRNTPPRYRRRSPIMNRRRSPRPPRRRIRSRSRSPPGNPRHRHRRYTRSSSSSSR is encoded by the exons AT GGCACGAAGCCGGAAAGATAGTACGGGTAAAAGTGATTCTGAAGCGACGGATAAGGAGAACAAGAAGGAGAGaggtagagaaagagaacggaaGAAACGAGCAGCTTCTTCTTCCAGCAGTGGCACCAG CTCATCGGACAGCAGCTCTGGATCCTCAAGTTCTAGCAGTGGCAGTAGTTCTAGATCTAGCTCTTCTTCCAGTAGTTCGTCCAGTAGTTCGGCTAGTTCTTCAGCCAGTTCCAGAGATCGCGGAAGGAAAAGAAGTCGTAGCAAAAGCGTTGACGCTACAAGAAGGCatgaaaataaagagaaagagagggacaaagaaagagagagagaaagagatagagataaGGAAAGAGATAGGgaaaaagacagaaaaaagggaaacaaTGCTGTTCCTGATAAAACTAAACAAAAAGGCAGATCCAG atCTCCTTCTCCACGTAGAAAGCGTAGAGAGCGTTCGCCGATTCCTAGACCAACAAAAATACACATTGGTCATTTAACACGAAATGTCACTAAAGATCATAtcgtagaaatattttcatcatATGGTCAAATAAAGATGGTTGACTTTGCAGTGGATAAACTTCATCCTAACCAGGGTAGAGGATTTGCCTATGTCGAATTCGAAACCGCTGATGAAGCTGAAAACGCTATGAAACATATGGATGGAG GGCAGATAGATGGTCAAGAAATCACTGCTGCCCCAGTATTATTGCCAAAACCTCGACCGTTGCCAATGCGACGTATGTCGCCAGGTATGGGAAGACGTGCACCACCTCGATGGGGAGGTGGTGGTAGAAACACTCCACCACGTTATCGCAGACGTTCGCCGATCATGAATCGCCGCAGGAGTCCAAGACCACCACGTCGCAGGATAAGATCTCGATCACGAAGTCCACCGGGAAACCCTCGACATCGGCACCGTCGTTACACACGATCCAGCTCAAGTAGTTCTCGATAA